From one Musa acuminata AAA Group cultivar baxijiao chromosome BXJ2-6, Cavendish_Baxijiao_AAA, whole genome shotgun sequence genomic stretch:
- the LOC135615336 gene encoding probable purple acid phosphatase 20, with product MAWCRLLPTLLALTVACVVAYDRPPPREALTIPFADDADGLTPQQVHISLVGSNKMRVTWITKNDGESVVNYGTIAGKYTDSAVGSASSYTYFLYRSGHIHDVVIGPLKPDTVYYYRCGSNSTREFSFKTPPSSLPIRFAIVGDLGQTGWTKSTLQHLAATDYDVLLLPGDLSYADYLQPLWDSFGRLVEPLASARPWMVIHGNHEIEKIPLLHPQPFVAYNARWRMPYDADPVTASGSNLYYSFDVAGGAVHVLMLGSYTDFGPDSAQYKWLAADLARVDRARTPWLVALIHAPWYNSNEAHQGEGEEMRKAMEALLYGARVDAVFAGHVHAYERFTRVHDGKADACGPVHITIGDGGNREGLAKRFQKPQPAFSEFREASFGHGRLEVANGMHALWTWHRNDDDEAVVADQVWLTSLASNPACSPKPK from the exons ATGGCGTGGTGTCGCCTTCTTCCTACTCTGCTCGCCCTCACCGTCGCCTGCGTTGTCGCCTATGACCGTCCGCCGCCCCGGGAGGCACTCACCATCCCCTTCGCCGACGATGCCGACGGCCTCACTCCCCAGCAG GTGCATATATCTCTTGTGGGATCCAATAAAATGAGGGTGACATGGATCACCAAAAATGACGGTGAGTCCGTCGTCAACTACGGCACGATCGCTGGCAAGTACACCGACTCCGCCGTCGGCTCCGCCTCCTCTTATACGTATTTCTTATACCGCTCCGGCCACATCCACGACGTCGTCATCGGCCCTCTGAAACCCGACACCGTTTATTACTATCGTTGCGGCTCGAATTCGACCCGCGAGTTCTCCTTCAAGACTCCGCCTTCCTCTTTGCCCATCAGATTCGCCATCGTCG GTGACTTGGGTCAGACCGGGTGGACCAAATCGACGCTGCAACACCTGGCAGCGACGGACTACGACGTGCTGCTGCTCCCCGGCGACCTCTCCTACGCCGACTACCTCCAACCGCTGTGGGACTCCTTCGGCCGCCTGGTGGAGCCTCTGGCCAGCGCTCGCCCCTGGATGGTCATCCATGGCAACCACGAGATCGAGAAGATCCCCCTCCTCCACCCCCAACCCTTCGTCGCCTACAACGCCCGGTGGCGCATGCCCTACGACGCCGACCCCGTCACCGCCTCCGGATCCAACCTCTACTACTCCTTCGACGTCGCCGGTGGCGCCGTCCACGTCCTCATGCTCGGGTCGTACACCGACTTCGGCCCCGATTCCGCCCAGTACAAGTGGCTGGCCGCCGACCTCGCCCGGGTCGACCGTGCGAGGACGCCGTGGTTGGTGGCGCTGATCCACGCCCCGTGGTACAACTCCAACGAGGCGCACcagggagagggggaggagatgcGGAAGGCCATGGAGGCGCTGCTGTACGGCGCCCGCGTCGACGCGGTATTCGCGGGGCACGTGCACGCGTACGAGCGGTTCACGCGCGTGCACGACGGCAAGGCGGATGCCTGCGGGCCGGTGCACATCACCATAGGCGACGGCGGCAACAGGGAAGGGCTGGCGAAGAGGTTTCAGAAGCCGCAGCCGGCGTTCTCGGAGTTCAGGGAGGCCAGCTTCGGGCACGGGCGGCTGGAGGTGGCGAACGGGATGCATGCGCTGTGGACGTGGCACCGGAACGACGACGACGAGGCGGTGGTGGCGGACCAGGTGTGGCTCACCAGCCTCGCCTCCAACCCGGCGTGCAGTCCCAAGcccaaataa
- the LOC135615337 gene encoding protein WVD2-like 7 isoform X1, with protein sequence MATEVDQAYYGWSHQELSDHDAYQEEPVSQVLDHGSVSFGRFAVETLSWEKKSIFTRNRRQEELEKYRTHGLVAKKKAYFEEYFKRIRAVKSMQENQQSEITEDYGDDASISSQSGEENKTAAELKYHGDQAANVGNDQPEDGPIGVGILHGDLEKLSNGVAMEQTTHPIEALQTSPLSSSTRSFKDNQEENHYDYGDLEKLSNGVAMEQTTHPIEALQTSPLSSSTRSFKDNQEENHYDYALQMQHLNQKLLKDEACIGSQQNIDQHDISCLDEKWVSDGNVNLSYNHKTQIAASGIAAFARRNPKPERSMLKQVENATRDKNLQSKNTYKKESMPTSKLKISSSARNNLNLSCKRKSELKPSNGLNPVQGKISKAENTARSKNAAADKLLSKYKSTSDSSCKPLTEGRSKITIPRPFSFATEKRAAASSSLKDTTPRLISNASNRTAPSLSHEKGITILPSTSGKGTIDNGVKGRVLENKRSINLPRGNKTNRCSESENQSHCVATGNRKEEGKDRANLMSKIHRLSSTNADSILITNPKEENRKIIKSQIGNRSLHTGKSKSNDASLDAKKPRQVMPRWR encoded by the exons ATGGCAACAGAAGTTGACCAAGCTTATTATGGTTGGTCACATCAAGAATTGTCTGATCATGATGCATATCAG GAAGAACCTGTTTCTCAAGTGCTAGACCATGGCTCAGTATCATTTGGAAGATTTGCAGTTGAGACCCTTTCATGGGAGAAAAAGTCTATTTTTACTCGCAATAGACGTCAAGAAGAGCTGGAGAAGTACCGTACACATGGTTTAGTTGCTAAAAAAAAGGCCTACTTCGAAGAGTATTTCAAAAGAATTCGAGCTGTAAAGTCTATGCAAGAGAACCAGCAATCTGAGATTACAGAGGATTATGGAGATGATGCCAGTATTTCTAGCCAATCTGGTGAAGAAAACAAAACAGCTGCAGAGCTCAAATATCATGGAGATCAAGCAGCGAATGTTGGCAATGATCAGCCAGAAGACGGTCCAATTGGAGTTGGTATTCTCCATGGTGACCTAGAAAAACTTTCAAATGGAGTTGCCATGGAGCAGACTACACATCCAATTGAAGCACTTCAGACCTCACCTCTGTCATCGTCAACAAGAAGTTTCAAAGATAATCAGGAGGAGAATCATTATGATTATGGTGACCTAGAAAAGCTTTCAAATGGAGTTGCCATGGAGCAGACTACACATCCAATTGAAGCACTTCAGACCTCACCTCTGTCATCGTCAACAAGAAGTTTCAAAGATAATCAGGAGGAGAATCATTATGATTATGCTCTTCAAATGCAACACCTCAATCAAAAACTTCTGAAGGATGAAGCTTGTATAGGATCTCAACAAAATATTGATCAGCATGACATAAGTTGCCTTGATGAAAAATGGGTTTCAGATGGAAATGTCAATTTGTCCTACAATCATAAGACTCAAATTGCTGCTAGTGGTATCGCAGCCTTTGCTAGAAGAAATCCTAAACCAGAAAGATCCATGCTTAAGCAAGTTGAAAATGCCACAAGGGACAAAAACTTGCAAAGCAAAAACACATATAAGAAGGAAAGCATGCCAACTTCAAAATTGAAG ATTTCTTCTTCGGCTAGAAATAATCTTAATTTGAGCTGCAAGAGAAAGTCGGAGTTGAAGCCATCTAATGGACTAAATCCAGTTCAAGGGAAAATTAGCAAGGCAGAAAACACTGCTCGTTCAAAAAATGCCGCTGCTGATAAACTCTTGAGCAAATATAAGTCTACTTCAGATTCTTCCTGTAAACCTCTTACAGAAGGACGATCCAAGATTACTATTCCTCGCCCCTTTTCATTTGCCACAGAAAAACGAGCTGCAGCATCTTCTAGTCTTAAAGATACCACACCGAGATTGATTTCAAATGCTTCAAATAGAACAGCCCCATCTCTAAGTCATGAAAAGGGCATCACAATTCTCCCG AGTACTTCAGGAAAAGGTACCATAGATAATGGTGTGAAAGGCAGAGTACTTGAGAACAAAAG GTCAATTAACCTTCCTCGAGGGAACAAGACTAATCGATGTAGTGAAAGTGAAAATCAATCCCATTGTGTTGCCACAGGAAATAGGAAAGAGGAG GGAAAGGATAGAGCAAATTTGATGTCAAAGATTCACAGGCTTAGTTCAACAAATGCAGACTCTATTTTGATCACAAATCCCAAGGAAGAAAATAGAAAG ATAATTAAGTCGCAGATCGGTAATCGGTCACTTCATACTGGCAAGTCAAAGAGTAATGATGCATCACTCGATGCAAAGAAGCCAAG GCAAGTGATGCCACGCTGGAGATAA
- the LOC135615337 gene encoding protein WVD2-like 7 isoform X2: protein MATEVDQAYYGWSHQELSDHDAYQEEPVSQVLDHGSVSFGRFAVETLSWEKKSIFTRNRRQEELEKYRTHGLVAKKKAYFEEYFKRIRAVKSMQENQQSEITEDYGDDASISSQSGEENKTAAELKYHGDQAANVGNDQPEDGPIGVGILHGDLEKLSNGVAMEQTTHPIEALQTSPLSSSTRSFKDNQEENHYDYGDLEKLSNGVAMEQTTHPIEALQTSPLSSSTRSFKDNQEENHYDYALQMQHLNQKLLKDEACIGSQQNIDQHDISCLDEKWVSDGNVNLSYNHKTQIAASGIAAFARRNPKPERSMLKQVENATRDKNLQSKNTYKKESMPTSKLKISSSARNNLNLSCKRKSELKPSNGLNPVQGKISKAENTARSKNAAADKLLSKYKSTSDSSCKPLTEGRSKITIPRPFSFATEKRAAASSSLKDTTPRLISNASNRTAPSLSHEKGITILPSTSGKGTIDNGVKGRVLENKRSINLPRGNKTNRCSESENQSHCVATGNRKEEIIKSQIGNRSLHTGKSKSNDASLDAKKPRQVMPRWR, encoded by the exons ATGGCAACAGAAGTTGACCAAGCTTATTATGGTTGGTCACATCAAGAATTGTCTGATCATGATGCATATCAG GAAGAACCTGTTTCTCAAGTGCTAGACCATGGCTCAGTATCATTTGGAAGATTTGCAGTTGAGACCCTTTCATGGGAGAAAAAGTCTATTTTTACTCGCAATAGACGTCAAGAAGAGCTGGAGAAGTACCGTACACATGGTTTAGTTGCTAAAAAAAAGGCCTACTTCGAAGAGTATTTCAAAAGAATTCGAGCTGTAAAGTCTATGCAAGAGAACCAGCAATCTGAGATTACAGAGGATTATGGAGATGATGCCAGTATTTCTAGCCAATCTGGTGAAGAAAACAAAACAGCTGCAGAGCTCAAATATCATGGAGATCAAGCAGCGAATGTTGGCAATGATCAGCCAGAAGACGGTCCAATTGGAGTTGGTATTCTCCATGGTGACCTAGAAAAACTTTCAAATGGAGTTGCCATGGAGCAGACTACACATCCAATTGAAGCACTTCAGACCTCACCTCTGTCATCGTCAACAAGAAGTTTCAAAGATAATCAGGAGGAGAATCATTATGATTATGGTGACCTAGAAAAGCTTTCAAATGGAGTTGCCATGGAGCAGACTACACATCCAATTGAAGCACTTCAGACCTCACCTCTGTCATCGTCAACAAGAAGTTTCAAAGATAATCAGGAGGAGAATCATTATGATTATGCTCTTCAAATGCAACACCTCAATCAAAAACTTCTGAAGGATGAAGCTTGTATAGGATCTCAACAAAATATTGATCAGCATGACATAAGTTGCCTTGATGAAAAATGGGTTTCAGATGGAAATGTCAATTTGTCCTACAATCATAAGACTCAAATTGCTGCTAGTGGTATCGCAGCCTTTGCTAGAAGAAATCCTAAACCAGAAAGATCCATGCTTAAGCAAGTTGAAAATGCCACAAGGGACAAAAACTTGCAAAGCAAAAACACATATAAGAAGGAAAGCATGCCAACTTCAAAATTGAAG ATTTCTTCTTCGGCTAGAAATAATCTTAATTTGAGCTGCAAGAGAAAGTCGGAGTTGAAGCCATCTAATGGACTAAATCCAGTTCAAGGGAAAATTAGCAAGGCAGAAAACACTGCTCGTTCAAAAAATGCCGCTGCTGATAAACTCTTGAGCAAATATAAGTCTACTTCAGATTCTTCCTGTAAACCTCTTACAGAAGGACGATCCAAGATTACTATTCCTCGCCCCTTTTCATTTGCCACAGAAAAACGAGCTGCAGCATCTTCTAGTCTTAAAGATACCACACCGAGATTGATTTCAAATGCTTCAAATAGAACAGCCCCATCTCTAAGTCATGAAAAGGGCATCACAATTCTCCCG AGTACTTCAGGAAAAGGTACCATAGATAATGGTGTGAAAGGCAGAGTACTTGAGAACAAAAG GTCAATTAACCTTCCTCGAGGGAACAAGACTAATCGATGTAGTGAAAGTGAAAATCAATCCCATTGTGTTGCCACAGGAAATAGGAAAGAGGAG ATAATTAAGTCGCAGATCGGTAATCGGTCACTTCATACTGGCAAGTCAAAGAGTAATGATGCATCACTCGATGCAAAGAAGCCAAG GCAAGTGATGCCACGCTGGAGATAA